A genomic segment from Torulaspora globosa chromosome 3, complete sequence encodes:
- a CDS encoding uncharacterized protein (ancestral locus Anc_8.415) translates to MSESLSSAEKNVWETLNNFQTQLEATFKDNQIVQDDALLNGFLSFVESRLTRMVKESLDVQQEICESARNNGSLQIDIDDRTVPLILRLYWEKICHPVFKWFQAWRKTISPKEPGEKPRYVEFRKMNAKLTKFFKSVHKFYYSIMEQVVAKYDCSALMPLKLREELNMKIPESSEQSRLGSNGKFAVLVVMTLHNCLLYLGTTHRYKAVGQKINNRYQLQDFEKSIRYLDMACLFLPSMGEAHLQKGLIYVQTNNFGSAVYQFTRSALARIPSPAAESNFARIICDRKSRLRHNFDQNLKHNHHLKMDPTGFINRMIIESYFLVLFGNHFAPQSWKIDSLPGVSNLVSLERVLYEKISTCYIKNTGLIFENLIIAIGGFDLLVKRPKIGEKRLDSQAVNLKDLTQVQSNYLSFSFKFISHLLHIIREAWEKNFDDFHYLAMVRVVENWLKCNRAALQYSHRDENFCKALALLLNDILKSDKLDKSSLANSKPTRPYFFEEDVMLKEFFSVRYALSDFNDEHIFASSDSTSRLMGYVPETERLQATDEGRLRLKAIVGSGRKFFAKNSCGMVWNAEKTLYEFGQQAVKRPTKRSENTPSKIQNDKRTLNTKKSGKNETLSIAELEEQFRGTRQGTKTPDWGYSGSSAPMAPSTFNTKPSSGMTESASVRQAATISSDGSVQPSSSSTTLSSYSSRSDEKDLMDFAGEQSTDIQEPISAEYLEKQQLKHRNLESLSSTIPHVGMPLAGFQAMGAIPYRMPVMSAQTAGPAQPLAAPSILYPPPAQPAMVPAQPGVVYPRPGQPMQMYQPNTWMAQPFYQQGPYPYGAQQSQHQLYGQGNNLHPNTILPLQMGRQSPASLPAEFAHR, encoded by the coding sequence ATGAGCGAGTCTCTTTCGAGCGCTGAGAAGAATGTATGGGAGACGTTGAATAATTTTCAGACGCAGCTTGAAGCCACGTTTAAGGACAATCAAATTGTGCAAGATGATGCCTTGCTGAATGGATTTCTGTCATTTGTCGAGTCCAGGTTGACCAGAATGGTAAAAGAATCTCTGGACGTGCAGCAAGAGATATGCGAAAGTGCAAGAAATAATGGCTCTTTGCAGATCGACATAGACGACAGGACTGTGCCGCTAATTCTTAGGTTGTATTGGGAAAAGATTTGTCATCCCGTTTTTAAGTGGTTCCAAGCTTGGAGAAAAACGATATCGCCGAAGGAACCTGGAGAAAAGCCGAGATATGTGGAGTTTCGGAAGATGAATGCAAAACTTActaaattcttcaaatctgTGCACAAGTTTTACTACAGCATTATGGAGCAAGTTGTTGCAAAATATGACTGCTCCGCGTTAATGCCTTTGAAGCTCCGCGAAGAGTTGAACATGAAAATTCCTGAATCTTCTGAACAGAGCCGCCTGGGTTCCAATGGAAAATTCGCTGTTTTAGTTGTAATGACATTGCATAACTGCCTGCTGTATTTGGGGACCACTCATCGTTATAAAGCTGTCGGACAGAAAATCAACAATAGATATCAGCTTCAGGATTTCGAGAAGTCTATCAGATATCTTGATATGGCTTGTTTGTTTCTACCTTCCATGGGGGAGGCCCATTTACAGAAAGGGCTGATATACGTCCAGACTAATAACTTCGGCTCAGCTGTGTATCAGTTTACTCGAAGTGCTCTCGCTAGAATTCCGAGTCCAGCTGCGGAAAGCAATTTTGCCCGGATAATATGCGATAGAAAAAGTCGCCTGCGTCATAACTTCGATCAGAATCTGAAACACAATCATCACCTAAAAATGGACCCAACCGGTTTCATCAATAGAATGATAATCGAGTCCTATTTTTTGGTTTTATTTGGGAATCATTTTGCTCCACAGTCGTGGAAAATAGATAGTTTGCCAGGAGTCTCAAACTTGGTTTCATTGGAGAGAGTGTTATACGAGAAGATTTCAACTTGCTACATCAAGAATACAGGgctcatctttgaaaatttgaTTATCGCTATCGGAGGTTTTGATCTACTGGTGAAGAGGCCGAAAATTGGTGAAAAAAGGCTTGATTCGCAAGCCGTGAATCTAAAAGATTTAACACAGGTCCAGTCAAATTACTTatccttttccttcaaatttATCTCTCATCTATTGCACATCATCAGAGAAGCATGGgagaaaaattttgacgATTTCCACTACTTGGCAATGGTAAGAGTAGTTGAAAATTGGTTGAAGTGCAATCGGGCAGCTTTACAATACTCCCACCGTGACGAAAACTTCTGTAAAGCACTAGCTCTTTTGTTGAACGACATTTTGAAAAGTGACAAATTAGACAAAAGTTCGCTTGCAAATAGCAAACCAACCAGGCCATAtttttttgaagaagacgttATGTTGAAGGAATTCTTTTCTGTGAGATATGCATTATCTGATTTTAATGATGAGCATATCTTTGCTTCCAGTGATTCTACTTCTAGACTGATGGGATACGTGCCGGAAACTGAAAGGCTACAAGCGACCGATGAGGGGCGGCTGAGATTGAAAGCCATTGTAGGTTCCGGAAGAAAGTTCTTTGCGAAGAACAGTTGTGGTATGGTGTGGAACGCAGAAAAGACGCTCTACGAATTTGGACAGCAGGCCGTAAAACGGCCAACCAAAAGGTCAGAAAATACTCCCTCCAAAATACAGAATGATAAGCGCACATTGAATACCAAAAAATCTGGTAAAAACGAAACACTTTCAATTGCGGAATTAGAGGAACAGTTCAGGGGCACCCGGCAGGGCACGAAGACACCGGATTGGGGTTATAGTGGTTCATCAGCTCCGATGGCGCCTTCAACATTTAATACCAAGCCTAGTTCAGGCATGACAGAAAGCGCATCAGTACGCCAAGCCGCCACAATTTCATCTGACGGCTCTGTCCAACCCAGCAGCTCGTCAACCACGTTATCTTCGTACTCATCTCGCTCTGATGAGAAAGATTTGATGGATTTTGCCGGTGAGCAGAGCACGGATATCCAAGAGCCGATTTCAGCTGAGTATCTAGAGAAACAGCAGTTAAAGCACCGGAACCTGGAATCGCTCTCATCGACAATACCACACGTGGGCATGCCGCTTGCAGGATTTCAAGCGATGGGAGCAATTCCCTACAGAATGCCTGTTATGTCAGCACAGACAGCAGGTCCAGCACAGCCACTTGCTGCCCCTTCGATACTTTATCCACCTCCTGCACAGCCGGCTATGGTACCAGCGCAGCCCGGAGTGGTGTACCCCAGACCTGGACAGCCAATGCAGATGTATCAACCAAACACTTGGATGGCCCAGCCATTCTATCAGCAAGGCCCATATCCATATGGTGCACAACAGTCGCAGCATCAGCTATATGGTCAAGGAAATAATTTACATCCGAATACGATCCTCCCTTTGCAGATGGGACGACAGTCACCTGCATCCCTACCTGCAGAGTTTGCGCATCGTTGA
- the TOP3 gene encoding DNA topoisomerase 3 (ancestral locus Anc_8.414) codes for MKVLCVAEKNSIAKAVSQILGGGSSVSRDSSYMYVKNYDFQYDGFPFANRAGSCQVTMTSVAGHLSGVDFQNEQYGWGKCNAQELFDAPISEVLDKNQRKIADNIKKEARNADFLMIWTDCDREGEYIGWEISREARRGNHRLTDDVVYRAVFSHLERRHILQAARNPQRLDMRSVNAVSTRMEIDLRAGVTFTRLLTETLRDKVGQTNGVARIVNGSSAGNRKKDTSSVISYGTCQFPTLGFVVDRFERIRNFVSEEFWYIQLQVPSEAGNTAFQWDRGHLFDRLSVLAFYEACIETAGNKATVIDLRSKPTSKYRPLPLTTVELQKNCARFFKINAKQSLEAAEKLYQKGFISYPRTETDTFPEKMDLKALVTNQAQLQQSENSRTAWASYAADLLSESPGSNKFKWPRSGSHDDKAHPPIHPVISLGPQANISATERKVYEYVVRHFLACCSEDAKGQSTTLKLNWGGEIFTASGLVVLERNFLEVYPWAKWETTKQLPRLELNQECQLEKTEMRSGNTSAPKPMTESELIMLMDANGIGTDATIAEHIEKIQVRNYVRSEKVGKETYLQPTILGIALVHGFEAIGLEDSFAKPFQRREMEEGLRQICAGTRTKNEIVLDIISKYKSYYAKTNSSKSKLLEVYDRVRAIMS; via the coding sequence ATGAAAGTGCTATGTGTCGCTGAGAAGAATTCGATTGCAAAGGCGGTTTCCCAGATTCTTGGTGGAGGATCATCGGTTTCACGTGACTCAAGTTACATGTATGTGAAGAACTACGACTTCCAGTATGATGGATTTCCCTTTGCCAATCGTGCTGGCAGTTGCCAGGTTACGATGACCAGCGTGGCTGGTCATCTGAGCGGTGTAGATTTCCAAAATGAGCAGTATGGGTGGGGGAAATGCAATGCGCAGGAGTTGTTCGATGCCCCGATAAGTGAAGTGCTGGACAAGAATCAAAGGAAGATTGCGGATAACATAAAGAAAGAGGCCCGCAATGCAGATTTTCTGATGATTTGGACCGATTGCGATCGCGAGGGAGAATACATAGGATGGGAAATCTCCCGCGAGGCAAGGAGAGGCAACCATCGGTTGACAGATGACGTGGTTTACCGCGCTGTATTCTCACATTTAGAGAGAAGACACATTCTGCAAGCGGCAAGAAATCCTCAGCGGTTGGATATGCGAAGCGTGAATGCTGTCAGCACGAGGATGGAAATAGACCTGCGAGCAGGCGTCACATTTACAAGGCTTTTGACCGAGACCCTGAGGGATAAGGTTGGTCAAACTAATGGCGTTGCCAGAATCGTCAACGGCAGTTCTGCTGGaaacagaaagaaagacACTTCGAGTGTGATATCATATGGTACTTGTCAATTTCCAACTTTAGGCTTCGTTGTGGAcagatttgaaagaatACGAAATTTCGTTTCCGAGGAGTTTTGGTATATACAGTTACAGGTCCCGAGTGAGGCAGGAAACACAGCCTTTCAGTGGGATAGGGGTCATTTATTCGACAGGCTGAGTGTCTTGGCCTTTTATGAAGCGTGTATCGAAACAGCAGGCAACAAAGCAACAGTGATCGATCTTAGGTCGAAACCGACTTCCAAGTACAGGCCGTTGCCTCTGACCACGGTTGAactgcagaagaattgCGCAAggtttttcaaaatcaatgCCAAGCAATCTCTTGAAGCCGCTGAGAAGTTGTATCAAAAAGGTTTTATATCCTACCCAAGGACCGAAACCGACACTTTCCCTGAAAAGATGGATCTCAAGGCGCTGGTGACTAACCAGGCCCAGCTACAACAGAGTGAAAACTCTAGGACCGCGTGGGCGTCATACGCTGCCGATTTGCTGTCGGAATCCCCGGGCTCGAATAAGTTTAAATGGCCAAGGAGTGGGTCCCACGATGATAAAGCTCATCCTCCTATTCATCCCGTCATCAGTCTTGGTCCACAGGCCAACATATCGGCTACCGAGAGGAAAGTTTACGAATACGTGGTTAGGCACTTCTTGGCGTGCTGCTCCGAGGATGCCAAAGGCCAATCAACCACACTGAAATTGAATTGGGGAGGTGAGATTTTCACCGCAAGTGGTCTTGTAGTATTAGAAAGGAACTTTTTGGAGGTTTACCCTTGGGCTAAATGGGAAACAACAAAGCAGCTACCGAGATTGGAACTGAATCAAGAGTGTCAGTTGGAGAAAACAGAGATGCGTTCCGGTAATACATCAGCACCGAAGCCGATGACTGAAAGTGAGCTGATCATGCTCATGGATGCCAACGGAATTGGAACAGACGCTACTATTGCTGAACAtattgaaaagattcaggTACGAAATTACGTTAGAAGCGAAAAAGTAGGAAAAGAAACATACCTGCAACCAACAATACTTGGTATCGCACTAGTGCATGGTTTTGAGGCAATTGGTTTAGAAGATTCGTTTGCGAAACCATTCcagagaagagaaatgGAGGAAGGACTGCGACAAATATGCGCCGGAACCAGAACCAAGAATGAAATTGTGCTCGACATAATAAGCAAGTATAAAAGTTACTATGCCAAGACCAACAGCTCTAAGAGCAAGCTACTAGAAGTCTACGATCGAGTTCGTGCGATAATGTCGTAG
- the MSC2 gene encoding metal cation transporter MSC2 (ancestral locus Anc_8.413) has translation MQHIDISSAIPLLLAYPTVILASHLVLAGNPASPGAAALRLVLLPLFAACSVCVVGLLLKLWGDLRSALSALVLAALISQLNFALGTVQTTALSLVTIKLVLCGDTPRYSWSKLLKVYLPLCLLSAVVAKLSGASGVLPPLMSYLALVACLKVVLPRLPKGEVAARKKSVLSIPLVCAAVLYVACLSYGWSFQLLMVFVFGGCLVILLVSARDLAAEEQKRPLTMARYFIVSSALMAVVLQFLSFNAISSSRLADCVTIVYAVYAEYVSWSVDIEPHGQSSTIGEETPSSLFQQIAKNKDTRSIFSFLLLNTTFMFVQLLYSFRSKSLGLLSDSLHMALDCTSLLLGLIAGVLAKRPPSDKFPFAMGFLETLAGFTNAVLLLGIVCGIFVEALGRLFSPVHLHKTSELLVVATLGLIVNLAGLFAFDHGGHSHGGSNENMRGIFLHILADTLGSVGVIVSTILIKVTHLHIFDPIASIFIGSLILLSAIPLLKSTTSSILLKLDEKKHNAVKNALNQISATPGITGYTTPRFWPATVDSCGHSHAHSHAHSHDHSHEQAHCHEHSQGHIHADSHDHSHASTHEHSANTPSLVGYIHIQYNDGENSTIIKKRAEKIFESVGIKAWIQVEPNESACWCRTSSQNMIPQVVQHK, from the coding sequence ATGCAGCATATCGATATCTCGTCTGCCATACCGCTGCTACTGGCGTATCCGACGGTGATTTTGGCGAGCCACCTGGTGCTTGCGGGCAACCCCGCAAGCCCCGGTGCGGCCGCGCTGCGGCTCgtgctgctgccgctgtTTGCAGCGTGCAGTGTGTGTGTGGTGGGACTCTTGCTCAAGTTGTGGGGCGATCTCCGGTCGGCGTTGTCTGCGCTAGTGCTGGCGGCGCTTATCTCACAACTGAACTTCGCCCTTGGTACAGTTCAAACCACCGCGCTGTCGCTGGTGACGATTAAACTGGTGCTGTGCGGCGACACGCCGCGGTACTCGTGGTCCAAACTGCTCAAGGTATATCTTCCCCTGTGTCTGCTGAGCGCTGTCGTCGCGAAACTTTCAGGTGCTTCAGGGGTCTTACCGCCCCTGATGTCTTACCTGGCGTTAGTGGCATGTCTGAAAGTGGTGCTGCCGCGACTACCGAAGGGTGAGGTGGCAGccaggaagaaatcggtCTTATCCATACCTCTGGTGTGTGCGGCGGTGCTGTATGTTGCTTGTTTGTCCTATGGGTGGTCGTTTCAGTTGTTGATGGTTTTTGTGTTCGGCGGCTGTTTGGTGATCCTTCTTGTATCCGCGAGGGACCTCGCggcagaagaacaaaagaGGCCGCTCACAATGGCAAGATATTTCATCGTGTCGAGCGCCTTGATGGCGGTCGTCTTGCAATTCTTGTCGTTCAATGCCATCTCGTCCTCGAGACTCGCGGATTGCGTTACGATAGTGTATGCGGTGTATGCGGAGTACGTGTCGTGGTCCGTGGATATCGAGCCTCATGGACAGAGTAGTACCATCGGCGAGGAGACTCCAAGCAGTCTTTTCCAGCAGATAGCCAAGAATAAGGACACGCGGTCTATCTTTTCGTTCTTGCTTCTCAACACGACTTTCATGTTTGTCCAGTTGCTGTATTCATTTCGGTCCAAGTCGCTCGGACTGTTGTCCGATTCGTTGCATATGGCGTTGGACTGCACTTCGTTACTTCTGGGACTGATCGCGGGGGTGTTGGCGAAAAGGCCCCCGAGCGATAAGTTTCCTTTTGCTATGGGGTTTCTGGAGACGTTGGCGGGCTTCACGAACGCGGTTCTTCTCCTGGGGATCGTATGTGGCATCTTTGTGGAGGCTCTTGGGCGACTGTTCAGTCCGGTGCATTTGCACAAGACGAGcgagctgctggtggtggcTACTTTGGGATTGATAGTTAATCTTGCGGGACTGTTTGCGTTTGATCACGGTGGACACTCGCATGGCGGAAGTAACGAAAATATGAGAGGTATCTTTCTGCATATTCTCGCGGACACTTTAGGTTCGGTCGGCGTCATAGTATCGACGATTCTGATAAAGGTTACTCATTTGCATATCTTTGATCCGATTGCGTCGATATTTATCGGTAGCTTGATCCTGTTGAGCGCGATCCCGCTGCTGAAGTCgaccacttcttcaatcctGTTGAAACTGGACGAGAAAAAACATAACGCTGTGAAAAACGCATTGAACCAAATCTCAGCCACGCCGGGAATCACCGGCTATACAACACCACGGTTCTGGCCTGCAACTGTGGACAGTTGTGGGCACTCCCATGCTCATTCTCACGCACACTCGCATGACCACTCGCATGAACAGGCACATTGCCACGAGCACTCTCAAGGTCACATACATGCAGACTCTCATGATCATTCACACGCCAGTACCCACGAACATTCAGCAAACACTCCTTCCTTGGTCGGGTACATACATATCCAATACAACGATGGCGAAAACTCAACCATAATTAAGAAGAGAGCtgagaagatcttcgagTCTGTCGGAATCAAAGCCTGGATTCAGGTTGAGCCAAACGAATCAGCCTGTTGGTGTAGAACATCCTCCCAAAACATGATTCCTCAGGTTGTACAGCACAAATGA
- the THI7 gene encoding thiamine transporter THI7 (ancestral locus Anc_8.412): protein MSSFKRVKAAMCKGLTYLEVPAEKRGTLSVLKNPDLQPIRAPNQTWGFWSNFAYWGVISFSVGTWVSASSASQYGLSYAATIGTFIVGDVVTILFTLANSYPGWDWKVGYTLAQRFTFGIYGSWIGILIRVLMSIVNYGSNAWLGGRCFNMIIDSWSHHYLTLPNTLPDNVYMTTKEIIGFMLFNVIACFFYLMKPYHLNYILIWSCVATCFSMMGMVIYLTSKAHGVGDYFVSLKSTATGSDYAWAWVYLISYWFGSVSPGSVNQSDYSRFGSSQTAIWSGTILALLIPTTVVPVFGVIGASTCEKLYGQVFWSPMDIFEFWLTDNYSAGARAASFFCGLSFMMSQISYTASNCGFASGMDLSGLFPKYINITRGAIFTACVSVAVQPWNFYNRSSNTFLTVMSSFGIVMTPIIAVMICDNLVIRRRSYSVSQAFVLKGEYYYSKGFNWRALFAWIAGMTPGLPGIAWEVNNNYFHNQGIINFYYGDSFFSFLISFFLYWILCWLFPYKIDIKKDDKDYYGAFTDEMARKKGLVPHSEISPEEIAIHEMTNKIHINDSEAEVATCVEVSTDKSELKNRKEEQSSQVSSELENTKDLATNKIDNVEL from the coding sequence ATGTCTTCATTCAAGCGTGTTAAGGCGGCGATGTGCAAGGGGTTGACCTATCTGGAAGTGCCTGCGGAGAAGAGAGGCACTTTGAGTGTGTTGAAAAACCCGGATTTACAGCCTATTCGGGCGCCAAACCAGACCTGGGGGTTCTGGTCCAATTTCGCATACTGGGGTGTTATCTCTTTCTCCGTTGGTACCTGGGTGAGTGCATCTTCAGCGTCCCAGTATGGTTTGAGTTACGCTGCGACCATTGGTACTTTCATTGTTGGTGATGTGGTGACCATCTTATTCACTCTGGCCAACTCGTATCCTGGTTGGGATTGGAAAGTTGGTTACACTCTGGCTCAGAGATTTACCTTTGGTATCTACGGTTCGTGGATCGGTATTTTGATCCGTGTGCTGATGAGTATCGTCAATTATGGTTCCAACGCATGGTTGGGCGGAAGATGTTTCAACATGATCATCGACTCGTGGTCACATCACTACTTAACTTTACCCAACACATTGCCCGACAATGTTTACATGACCACTAAGGAGATTATTGGGTTCATGCTGTTTAACGTGATTGCTTGCTTCTTCTACTTGATGAAACCATATCACTTGAACTACATCTTGATCTGGTCGTGTGTTGCTACCTGTTTCTCCATGATGGGCATGGTCATCTACCTTACCAGCAAGGCTCACGGCGTGGGTGATTATTTTGTGTCATTAAAATCCACCGCCACGGGTTCCGATTATGCTTGGGCATGGGTTTATTTGATCTCGTATTGGTTCGGTTCAGTGTCTCCAGGTTCTGTGAATCAAAGTGATTACTCGAGATTTGGTTCTTCGCAAACTGCTATTTGGTCGGGTACCATCTTGGCTCTTTTGATCCCAACCACCGTGGTGCCAGTTTTTGGTGTGATTGGGGCTTCCACATGTGAGAAGTTGTACGGTCAGGTTTTCTGGTCACCAATGGACATCTTTGAGTTTTGGTTGACTGACAACTATTCCGCCGGTGCTAGAGCCGCTAGTTTCTTCTGTGGGCTCTCGTTCATGATGTCGCAAATCTCCTACACTGCTTCTAACTGTGGATTTGCCAGCGGTATGGATTTGTCTGGTCTATTCCCCAAATACATCAATATCACCAGAGGTGCTATCTTCACTGCTTGTGTCTCTGTCGCAGTCCAACCATGGAACTTCTACAACAGATCTAGCAACACTTTCTTGACTGTGATGAGTTCTTTCGGTATCGTCATGACTCCAATTATCGCCGTTATGATTTGCGACAATTTGGtcatcagaagaagatcctATTCTGTTTCACAAGCCTTCGTGTTGAAGGGTGAATACTATTACTCCAAGGGCTTCAATTGGAGAGCCTTGTTTGCTTGGATTGCTGGTATGACTCCCGGTTTACCAGGTATCGCTTGGGAAGTTAACAATAACTACTTCCACAACCAAGGCATTATCAACTTCTATTATGGTGATTCGTTCTTTTCGTTCCTGATTTCCTTTTTCCTCTACTGGATCTTATGTTGGCTCTTCCCATACAAGattgatatcaagaaggatgacAAGGACTATTACGGAGCATTCACTGATGAAatggcaagaaagaaaggTCTGGTACCTCACAGTGAGATTTcgccagaagaaattgctATTCATGAAATGACTAACAAGATTCATATCAATGATAGCGAGGCTGAAGTGGCTACCTGTGTCGAGGTCAGCACTGACAAGTCCGAactcaagaacagaaaagaagaacaaagtTCGCAGGTTTCTTCTGAACTAGAAAATACCAAGGATTTAGCGACCAATAAGATTGATAACGTCGAACTTTAG
- the COQ4 gene encoding ubiquinone biosynthesis protein COQ4 (ancestral locus Anc_8.411), whose protein sequence is MLRYVASGGQLNGRLLPLQQRRQFLVATALTLGGFVLGKQARLADAMERGELHNKNDDQELKRQEDVERRLKALSNSRPMKPRYKGHVPLYAHEKLLLFVVSGLKSYFHPEDGMNIVQLGEASALPIFLENLKKTMLADETGRRILREQPNIHSDTLHMDKLSKMPKNTLGYVYYKWLKKEGVSPDTRAPVKYIDDPVHAYIFKRYRQCHDFYHAINDLPIIIEGEIAVKALEGTNMGVPMAVLGALLAPMRLKKVQRDRLCEIYLPWAVKTGLSCKPLINVYWEEILDRDIDELREELGITAPPDLREVRKERSRIRKQLKMKYDNFEAQI, encoded by the coding sequence ATGTTGAGATATGTGGCTAGCGGTGGCCAATTGAATGGGAGACTGTTGCCCTTGCAGCAGAGACGTCAATTCCTAGTCGCAACGGCTCTAACTTTAGGTGGATTCGTACTGGGCAAACAGGCTAGACTGGCAGATGCTATGGAAAGGGGTGAATTGCATAACAAGAACGACGACCAAGAACTGAAAAGACAGGAGGACGTCGAAAGGAGGCTCAAAGCTTTGTCCAATAGCAGACCGATGAAACCCAGGTACAAGGGACATGTCCCGTTGTATGCTCATGAGAAACTACTACTTTTCGTTGTGTCTGGTCTGAAGTCATACTTCCATCCAGAAGACGGCATGAACATCGTTCAACTGGGAGAGGCATCGGCTCTGCCCATTTTCCTcgagaatttgaagaagaccaTGTTGGCAGACGAAACTGGAAGACGCATTCTGAGGGAGCAGCCTAATATCCACTCCGACACTTTGCATATGGATAAGCTGAGTAAGATGCCCAAGAATACCCTTGGTTACGTTTATTACAAAtggctgaagaaagagggAGTTTCCCCAGACACAAGAGCGCCCGTCAAATACATTGACGACCCTGTTCACGCATacatcttcaagaggtATAGACAGTGCCATGACTTTTATCACGCAATAAACGATCTTCCGATTATTATTGAGGGTGAGATTGCAGTCAAGGCATTGGAAGGTACCAACATGGGAGTCCCTATGGCCGTCCTGGGGGCGCTGCTGGCACCAATGcgcttgaagaaagttcaaaGGGACAGATTATGTGAGATTTACTTGCCATGGGCCGTAAAGACCGGTCTAAGCTGTAAACCGTTGATTAACGTTTACTGGGAAGAGATTCTTGATAGGGATATAGACGAGTTGAGGGAAGAGCTGGGGATTACTGCACCGCCAGACCTACGGGAGGTCAGGAAAGAACGGTCAAGGATAAgaaagcagctcaagatgAAGTACGATAACTTCGAGGCTCAGATATAG
- the RAV2 gene encoding Rav2p (ancestral locus Anc_8.410), with translation MTTELYPYDYFGGPENQDPVKDGVRERCWLIDEIIKPQLPNILDNVEKCLAMLHDDQIFKMPISSRSNDGGTGPSVKGVVTRQGRYLLDFKAIVKFPDFHKGKQIALRMNTGSKFLLSQVQTIESNLGSILRLLEELEMVADPEKFIEDIGRVLELLIGSINVLQNPPRKLSFPDNNNYPMKQMFQDYRLLCENSHYEISLEILLLKNELCIDFRNLEKVVKKPWCHVDRETGKSFSDKIKDKLTTNRSKNLESVLRENGVQIEEPTLINNLMMSTFNTETTTLSQAQNYLNRCVTFGGKVVIECDKLTMTTSDPFLISITTKLSALESTVSNFYTNLKI, from the coding sequence ATGACCACTGAGCTGTATCCATACGATTATTTCGGAGGCCCAGAGAATCAGGATCCTGTGAAAGACGGCGTTAGGGAACGCTGCTGGttgatcgatgagattATAAAGCCACAACTGCCGAACATACTGGATAATGTGGAGAAATGCCTGGCGATGCTGCATGATGaccagatcttcaagatgcCAATAAGCAGCCGGTCGAACGATGGCGGGACGGGCCCCTCGGTAAAGGGAGTTGTGACCAGACAGGGCCGCTACCTTCTGGATTTTAAAGCTATAGTCAAGTTCCCAGACTTTCACAAAGGCAAACAGATCGCATTGAGGATGAATACTGGCTCGAAGTTCCTCTTGTCTCAGGTTCAAACGATAGAGTCGAACTTAGGCAGTATTCTGCGGCTCCTGGAAGAGCTCGAGATGGTAGCTGATCCTGAAAAGTTTATCGAAGATATAGGCAGAGTGCTCGAGCTGCTCATTGGCTCTATTAACGTGCTACAAAATCCACCAAGGAAGCTTTCGTTCCCGGACAACAACAACTACCCGATGAAGCAGATGTTTCAAGATTACCGTTTGCTTTGTGAGAATTCGCATTACGAGATAAGTCTGGAGATACTACTTCTCAAAAATGAGCTCTGCATAGATTTCAGGAATCTTGAGAAAGTAGTCAAGAAGCCGTGGTGCCACGTCGACCGTGAAACTGGAAAGTCCTTCAGCgacaagatcaaggacAAACTGACGACAAACAGATCGAAAAACCTGGAAAGTGTCCTGCGGGAGAACGGCGTGCAAATCGAAGAGCCCACACTCATCAACAACCTCATGATGTCGACGTTCAACACTGAGACAACCACGCTCTCTCAGGCGCAAAACTATCTCAACAGATGCGTCACCTTCGGCGGAAAAGTGGTGATCGAGTGTGACAAACTGACGATGACAACAAGCGATCCGTTCCTCATAAGCATTACGACGAAGCTGAGCGCCCTGGAAAGCACGGTCAGTAATTTTTACacgaatttgaagatatgA
- the SPC19 gene encoding Spc19p (ancestral locus Anc_8.409), protein MYDALERSVESLETTVGLLRDSVGTLEKNSKPNVYLTQTMLQSRRVFELMLEYDVQRAKLDLIEEVEPLVTTLQDKLEKSINRMRRELDTLQQTYELNKLRLSKNNSSIGGPGNAEFDVSTDAVIIASSTNEELEELKKLKQLKEALRKRLEEAKK, encoded by the coding sequence ATGTATGATGCGCTGGAACGCAGTGTTGAGTCACTGGAGACCACTGTTGGGTTGCTGAGAGACTCTGTTGGCACTCTGGAGAAGAACTCTAAACCGAACGTATATCTGACGCAGACGATGCTACAATCAAGGAGAGTATTTGAGCTGATGCTGGAGTATGATGTGCAGAGAGCGAAGCTGGACCTGATCGAGGAAGTGGAACCGTTGGTGACTACGCTGCAGGACAAGCTGGAGAAATCGATAAATAGAATGAGAAGAGAGTTGGACACGCTACAGCAGACGTACGAATTGAACAAACTGAGGCTCAGCAAGAACAATAGCAGCATTGGCGGGCCGGGGAACGCAGAGTTTGACGTTAGCACAGACGCGGTGATTATAGCGTCGTCGACAAACGAAGAATTGGAggagctcaagaagctgaaacAGCTGAAGGAGGCACTGCGAAAGAGACTCGAGGAGGCGAAGAAGTAG